One segment of Onychomys torridus chromosome 3, mOncTor1.1, whole genome shotgun sequence DNA contains the following:
- the Lsm5 gene encoding U6 snRNA-associated Sm-like protein LSm5 isoform X2, which produces MKSDKEIVGTLLGFDDFVNMVLEDVTEFEITPEGRRITKLDQILLNGNNITMLVPGGEGPEV; this is translated from the exons ATGAAGAGTGATAAAGAAATTGTTGGTACACTTCTAGGATTTGATGACTTTGTCA ATATGGTGTTGGAAGATGTCACTGAGTT tgaAATTACACCAGAAGGAAGGAGGATTACAAAATTAGATCAGATTTTACTAAATGGAAATAATATAACAATG CTGGTTCCTGGAGGAGAAGGGCCTGAAGTATGA
- the Lsm5 gene encoding U6 snRNA-associated Sm-like protein LSm5 isoform X1: MAANATTNPSQLLPLELVDKCIGSRIHIVMKSDKEIVGTLLGFDDFVNMVLEDVTEFEITPEGRRITKLDQILLNGNNITMLVPGGEGPEV, from the exons ATGGCGGCTAATGCGACCACGAACCCGTCTCAGCTCCTGCCACTAG AGCTCGTGGACAAGTGTATAGGATCCAGAATTCACATTGTGATGAAGAGTGATAAAGAAATTGTTGGTACACTTCTAGGATTTGATGACTTTGTCA ATATGGTGTTGGAAGATGTCACTGAGTT tgaAATTACACCAGAAGGAAGGAGGATTACAAAATTAGATCAGATTTTACTAAATGGAAATAATATAACAATG CTGGTTCCTGGAGGAGAAGGGCCTGAAGTATGA